The following are encoded together in the Deinococcus roseus genome:
- a CDS encoding RCC1 domain-containing protein, producing MKNILILTGLTFLMVACGTQTVPSQNAPLAPDAETIPVETPEVDAQALSKVAPRLLASGNQHNLGLVGGTLKVWGWNGYGQISNASTLSGIIEVAAGWNNSLALKSDGTVWAWGRNDYGQLGLGNLTDQSAPQKISKISNVVAISAGVEHSLALKSDGTVWAWGHNNVGQLGQGNTTDQTNPVQVAGLSNIVQISAGLGHSLALKSDGTVWVWGWNMDGQLGNGTTTTALTAVKLADLSGITRVSAGHYHSLALKSDGTVWAWGDNHNGRLGNNSTISSKKAVQVKGLTGVKEIVAGPSHSLALKTDGTVFAWGKNDSGQLGLGNTIDQKVAAQVPGLSSITALSAGRAHSVALSSTGKVWAFGNNFGGQIGDGTTINRTSAVQVTKM from the coding sequence ATGAAAAACATCCTGATCCTGACCGGGCTCACCTTCCTGATGGTGGCCTGTGGCACCCAGACTGTCCCCTCCCAGAATGCTCCCCTCGCTCCCGACGCTGAAACCATCCCTGTGGAAACCCCCGAAGTGGATGCACAGGCCCTCAGCAAAGTGGCCCCCCGTTTGCTCGCCAGTGGCAACCAGCACAACCTGGGTCTGGTGGGCGGCACCCTCAAAGTGTGGGGCTGGAACGGCTACGGCCAGATCAGCAACGCCAGCACCCTCAGTGGGATCATCGAAGTGGCTGCTGGCTGGAACAACTCCCTGGCCCTGAAGAGTGATGGCACCGTGTGGGCCTGGGGTCGCAACGACTACGGTCAGCTGGGTCTGGGCAACCTCACCGACCAGAGCGCTCCTCAAAAAATCAGCAAGATCAGCAACGTGGTGGCCATCAGCGCAGGCGTCGAGCACTCCCTGGCCCTGAAGAGTGATGGCACCGTGTGGGCCTGGGGCCACAACAATGTGGGCCAGCTGGGTCAGGGCAACACCACCGACCAGACCAACCCCGTGCAGGTTGCAGGCCTCAGCAACATCGTGCAGATCTCCGCAGGTCTGGGGCACTCCCTGGCCCTCAAGAGTGATGGCACCGTGTGGGTGTGGGGCTGGAACATGGACGGACAGCTGGGCAACGGCACCACCACCACGGCCCTGACCGCCGTGAAACTTGCTGACCTGAGCGGCATCACCCGCGTTTCTGCAGGCCACTACCACTCCCTGGCGCTCAAATCAGACGGCACCGTGTGGGCCTGGGGCGACAACCACAACGGCAGACTGGGCAACAACAGCACCATCAGCAGCAAAAAAGCCGTGCAGGTCAAGGGCCTCACCGGAGTGAAAGAAATCGTGGCCGGACCTTCCCACAGCCTGGCCCTCAAAACAGACGGCACTGTGTTTGCCTGGGGCAAGAACGACAGCGGCCAGCTGGGACTGGGCAACACCATCGACCAGAAAGTGGCCGCGCAGGTTCCTGGCCTGAGCAGCATCACCGCACTTTCTGCAGGCCGTGCCCACAGCGTTGCCCTGAGCAGCACCGGCAAAGTCTGGGCTTTCGGCAACAACTTCGGCGGACAGATCGGAGATGGCACCACCATCAACCGCACCTCCGCAGTGCAGGTCACCAAAATGTAA
- a CDS encoding DUF3197 domain-containing protein has product MHTPEIAGRIGSPKETLALLLERSTLNMHTMFILITDFQDHRKQARYSVLVHNPGESVLTVPAFGPHFGAAGSEALRAVVQKALDGGVSNFKETVINPYDFQRMTSDPDEEDLKVLLAKANPTDHHIYL; this is encoded by the coding sequence ATGCATACCCCGGAAATCGCAGGCAGAATTGGCTCACCCAAGGAAACGCTGGCCCTGTTGCTGGAGCGCAGCACCCTCAACATGCACACCATGTTCATTCTGATCACCGATTTTCAGGACCACCGCAAGCAGGCCCGCTACAGCGTGCTGGTGCACAACCCCGGTGAAAGCGTCCTGACCGTTCCCGCTTTTGGTCCTCATTTTGGCGCAGCAGGCAGCGAAGCCCTGCGTGCTGTGGTGCAAAAAGCCCTGGATGGTGGGGTCAGCAATTTCAAGGAAACCGTGATCAACCCTTACGATTTCCAGCGCATGACCAGCGACCCGGATGAGGAAGACCTCAAGGTGTTGCTGGCCAAAGCCAACCCCACCGACCATCACATTTACCTGTAA
- a CDS encoding S4 domain-containing protein, giving the protein MNLSKLMAQAAGGRVIRTGFIPQDSVSRRELNSPEVKHHISGGFLNAERIVLTLYPEHIPSVSDPVDIWEIGGEFSPHMDAVLLKHQLLDVVPEEQLGDIREHQGTYWVAATGKASAAIEALTSLAGTEVTVEKVDLSQHQRPSKTREVVVPSMRVDVVGAKGFGVSRAYFQAGLENKKVRLNGQVAKSSSEIREGDMLAAEGIGKIEFKRIINETRRGNFKVELLIHRE; this is encoded by the coding sequence ATGAACCTCTCCAAACTCATGGCTCAGGCTGCCGGAGGCCGGGTGATCCGCACCGGATTCATCCCCCAGGACAGTGTGAGCCGCCGTGAACTGAACAGCCCTGAGGTGAAACATCACATCTCTGGTGGTTTTCTCAATGCAGAACGCATCGTTCTGACCCTCTACCCCGAACACATTCCCAGCGTCAGCGATCCCGTGGACATCTGGGAAATTGGAGGTGAATTTTCCCCGCACATGGATGCGGTGCTGCTCAAACACCAGCTGCTCGACGTTGTGCCCGAAGAACAACTCGGAGACATCCGTGAGCACCAGGGGACCTACTGGGTGGCGGCCACAGGCAAAGCCTCGGCTGCCATAGAGGCCCTGACCAGTCTGGCTGGCACAGAAGTGACCGTCGAGAAGGTGGACCTCTCCCAGCACCAGCGGCCCAGCAAAACCCGCGAAGTGGTGGTGCCCAGCATGCGGGTGGATGTGGTCGGAGCCAAGGGCTTCGGGGTGTCCAGGGCCTACTTCCAGGCCGGTCTGGAAAACAAGAAGGTGCGTCTGAACGGTCAGGTCGCCAAATCCAGCAGCGAAATCCGCGAAGGCGACATGCTGGCCGCCGAGGGCATCGGGAAGATCGAATTCAAGCGCATCATCAACGAGACCCGGCGTGGAAACTTCAAAGTGGAGTTGCTGATCCACCGGGAGTGA
- a CDS encoding xylulokinase, which yields MFLGIDIGTGSIKILLMNRSGEIQAVHSQTYRCSTPQRGHAEMDPEIWWQSLKMVLQQVPQDLKDQVEAVGFSGQMHGLVLTRADGTAAHPAVLWLDQRSTAELQDYPEDAAERLLNPLSVGMLGPSLLWMVKHRLEAVEQADFAFLPKDHLRYRMGGDACTDPSDSTGTLLAKPDGNWNMGLIHALGLPERLFPEVRPSAAVGGHLSEWAAQELGLPAGIPLAVGAGDTPCAALGSGLLQAGQTQLTTGSGAQLVTLTSSKPNFDPALNAYRATSDHWYVMAAMQNAGVALEWVRSSLSLDWTEAYDLAFQQETSVVFLPHLIGERTPLMDPKARGAWLNLEPGTSRGELMRAALEGVAFSIRNGLEALQKSHEVKHLRLAGGGSGDSRWQQLLADVLQVPLNPVSALHSSGKGAAMLAAAALGHPFERWIKQEDTPEVIPRGDVYQHKFEKFREAHERLKGWFF from the coding sequence ATGTTTCTTGGCATCGACATCGGCACCGGCAGCATCAAAATCCTCCTGATGAACCGTTCTGGAGAAATCCAGGCGGTGCACAGCCAGACCTACCGCTGTTCCACCCCTCAGAGGGGCCATGCAGAAATGGATCCCGAAATCTGGTGGCAGTCCCTGAAGATGGTGCTGCAGCAGGTTCCGCAGGATTTGAAAGATCAGGTGGAGGCTGTGGGGTTCAGTGGCCAGATGCATGGTCTGGTGTTGACCCGTGCAGATGGAACGGCGGCCCATCCTGCGGTTTTGTGGCTGGACCAGCGCAGCACCGCTGAACTGCAGGACTACCCGGAAGATGCTGCTGAAAGGCTGCTCAATCCGCTGTCGGTGGGGATGCTGGGACCCAGCCTGCTCTGGATGGTCAAACACAGGCTCGAGGCTGTAGAGCAAGCTGATTTTGCTTTTCTGCCCAAGGACCACTTGCGGTATCGCATGGGTGGAGATGCCTGCACCGACCCTTCAGACAGCACCGGGACCTTGCTGGCAAAACCAGATGGAAACTGGAACATGGGTTTGATTCATGCGCTGGGTTTGCCTGAGCGTCTTTTTCCCGAAGTGCGTCCTTCTGCTGCAGTGGGAGGACACCTGAGTGAATGGGCAGCGCAAGAACTGGGCCTGCCTGCTGGCATTCCTCTGGCTGTAGGAGCCGGAGACACGCCCTGTGCAGCACTGGGAAGTGGTCTGCTTCAGGCAGGTCAGACCCAGCTCACCACCGGAAGTGGGGCGCAACTGGTCACCCTGACCTCCAGCAAACCGAATTTTGATCCTGCCCTGAACGCTTACCGGGCCACCTCTGACCACTGGTATGTGATGGCAGCCATGCAGAACGCCGGGGTGGCCCTGGAATGGGTGCGCAGCAGCCTGAGCCTGGACTGGACCGAAGCCTATGATCTGGCCTTCCAGCAGGAAACTTCTGTGGTGTTTCTGCCCCACCTGATCGGAGAACGCACCCCCCTGATGGACCCGAAAGCCAGAGGGGCATGGCTGAACCTGGAACCGGGCACCTCTCGGGGAGAATTGATGCGGGCGGCACTGGAAGGGGTGGCTTTCAGCATCAGAAACGGTCTGGAAGCCCTGCAAAAAAGCCATGAAGTCAAACACTTGCGTCTGGCCGGAGGGGGCAGTGGAGATTCCCGCTGGCAGCAACTGCTGGCGGATGTGCTGCAGGTGCCTTTAAATCCTGTGTCTGCCCTGCACAGCAGTGGAAAGGGAGCAGCAATGCTGGCTGCAGCTGCACTGGGCCATCCTTTTGAACGCTGGATCAAACAGGAAGACACCCCGGAGGTCATCCCCCGGGGTGATGTTTACCAGCACAAATTTGAGAAATTCAGAGAAGCCCATGAGCGCCTCAAAGGCTGGTTCTTCTGA
- the zapE gene encoding cell division protein ZapE, which translates to MRIDLLSRNPQVTPEQMLEGFKPTARFGAVSFDNYHPNGDYPSQAQTRDTLREFTSNPPQPVKRLFRKPKPVEGLGFYLDGGFGVGKTHLLAASWHAFDGKKAFLSYQELLYTIGMLGMHRAIAAFQGYDLLCIDEFELDDPGNTHMTSTFLGQLMPLGTHVITTSNTQPEHLGQGRFNAEDFKRQIQAIAEHFAVLSIDGPDYRQRGAGVGKPLRKSDLTALEAQAGTHVRLTASELNLHLTRVHPARFSRMLEGIEMVLLDDLVCMSDQNIALRFVHFIDKVYDLNLNFAASGEALEQLFPATYRYGAYAKKYSRCLSRLTEMLSISAKTLDQLSSVG; encoded by the coding sequence ATGCGCATAGACCTGTTATCCCGCAACCCCCAGGTGACTCCAGAGCAGATGCTGGAGGGCTTTAAACCCACAGCACGTTTTGGAGCAGTGAGCTTCGACAACTACCATCCCAATGGGGATTACCCTTCACAGGCCCAGACCCGGGACACCTTGCGGGAATTCACCAGCAACCCGCCTCAGCCGGTTAAACGCCTGTTTCGCAAGCCAAAGCCTGTGGAAGGACTGGGGTTCTATCTGGATGGGGGTTTTGGGGTGGGGAAGACCCACCTGCTGGCTGCTTCCTGGCATGCGTTTGATGGCAAAAAGGCCTTTCTGAGTTATCAGGAGCTGCTGTACACCATCGGAATGCTGGGGATGCACCGGGCCATTGCGGCTTTTCAGGGTTATGACCTGCTGTGCATCGATGAGTTCGAGCTGGACGATCCGGGCAACACCCACATGACCTCCACTTTTCTGGGGCAACTGATGCCCCTGGGCACCCATGTGATCACCACCAGCAACACCCAGCCTGAGCATCTGGGCCAGGGCCGTTTCAATGCAGAGGATTTCAAGCGCCAGATTCAGGCCATTGCAGAGCATTTTGCTGTGCTTTCCATTGATGGTCCAGATTACCGCCAGCGTGGGGCAGGGGTGGGGAAACCCCTCAGAAAATCAGACCTGACCGCATTGGAGGCCCAGGCAGGCACCCATGTGCGCCTGACCGCCAGTGAACTGAACCTGCACCTCACCCGCGTGCACCCTGCGCGGTTTTCCAGAATGCTGGAAGGCATTGAGATGGTGCTGCTCGATGATCTGGTGTGCATGTCCGACCAGAACATCGCCCTGAGGTTCGTGCATTTTATAGACAAGGTCTACGACCTGAACCTGAACTTTGCTGCCTCTGGTGAGGCCCTGGAGCAGCTTTTTCCTGCCACTTACCGTTATGGGGCTTATGCCAAGAAATACAGCCGGTGTTTGAGCCGCCTGACCGAGATGCTGTCCATCAGTGCCAAAACCCTGGACCAGCTGTCTTCTGTGGGTTGA
- a CDS encoding M3 family metallopeptidase has translation MFKEQFTYDWPNQQNAWQELLDFPLNPETRDEWLAKWDELERHYAEQRSRLHWDTMADVKSPEPLEAYKAFNRDVVPQVTDFQKEIYARWVEFDLKQVTPGWEVTTRYLKHLQREQDLIPELLQQEEEKMMEFYNASHVEQPVPAPYATEQDLLDAMDLPDRQQRQAAWEARQIHMQPLREHRVARYFELIQLRWEQARKLGFNNPLELSWERLKRHDFTLQQWQETRTTLLNRVPALLDQVHAQVARELELPEFDWVDRGHPALSKISAAYDRTDLTALHAGLRKVFQAFSPRLAEQYQELLDGGYLDLEDRRTKTTQGFADLLAFTRKPCSMMTIDASAGGLTLLLHEMGHVQHFHEMLQVHPTMLLDASAKFMEFVAHTFEVYGAHFAAESEILTPENIRILRLLTLMYRLEGMLHCAMVDLWEEWVYTTPPESLTTEALYAHWEEIAWAHHPWLMSVPEAGRNYWTNGWHVRVPFGKTRYALADLCALEFSGQMIKDPHQAFERLTAGMRLGGTLPFLGLIQACGLEFDFTPQAVERSLQAFQELAAFWGLAAEKRTDPQASLA, from the coding sequence ATGTTCAAAGAACAATTCACGTATGACTGGCCCAATCAACAAAACGCCTGGCAGGAATTGCTGGACTTCCCCCTGAACCCTGAAACCAGGGATGAGTGGCTGGCAAAATGGGACGAACTGGAACGCCATTATGCAGAGCAGAGGTCCCGCCTGCACTGGGACACCATGGCCGATGTGAAAAGCCCCGAACCCCTGGAAGCCTACAAAGCGTTCAACCGGGATGTGGTCCCCCAGGTGACGGATTTTCAGAAGGAAATTTATGCCCGCTGGGTGGAATTTGATCTGAAGCAGGTCACCCCGGGCTGGGAAGTGACCACCCGTTACCTGAAGCACCTGCAGCGTGAGCAAGACCTCATTCCTGAATTGTTACAACAGGAAGAAGAAAAAATGATGGAGTTCTACAATGCCAGCCATGTGGAACAACCTGTTCCTGCACCGTATGCCACCGAGCAGGATTTGCTGGATGCCATGGACCTGCCAGATCGGCAGCAAAGACAGGCGGCCTGGGAGGCCAGACAGATCCACATGCAACCCCTGCGTGAGCACCGGGTGGCCCGTTACTTTGAACTCATCCAGTTGCGCTGGGAGCAGGCCCGCAAGCTGGGTTTCAACAATCCGCTCGAGCTGTCCTGGGAGCGCTTGAAACGCCATGACTTCACCTTGCAGCAGTGGCAGGAAACCCGCACCACCTTGCTGAACCGGGTGCCTGCTTTGCTGGATCAGGTGCATGCCCAGGTGGCCCGTGAACTGGAATTGCCAGAATTTGACTGGGTGGACCGGGGCCATCCGGCTTTAAGCAAAATCAGTGCTGCCTATGACCGCACAGACCTCACTGCGCTGCATGCAGGGCTCAGAAAGGTGTTCCAGGCGTTCAGTCCGAGGCTGGCAGAACAGTACCAGGAGTTGCTGGATGGAGGCTACCTGGACCTGGAAGACCGGCGCACCAAGACCACCCAGGGGTTTGCAGATTTGCTGGCTTTCACCCGCAAGCCCTGTTCCATGATGACCATCGATGCTTCTGCGGGTGGCCTGACTTTGCTGCTGCACGAGATGGGCCATGTGCAGCACTTCCATGAGATGCTGCAGGTGCACCCGACCATGCTGCTGGATGCCTCTGCAAAGTTCATGGAATTTGTGGCCCACACTTTCGAGGTGTATGGGGCACACTTTGCTGCAGAAAGCGAAATCCTCACCCCTGAAAACATCAGGATCCTGCGCCTGCTGACCCTGATGTACCGCCTGGAAGGCATGTTGCACTGTGCAATGGTGGATTTGTGGGAAGAGTGGGTTTACACCACCCCACCCGAAAGCCTGACCACCGAAGCCCTCTATGCCCACTGGGAAGAAATCGCCTGGGCCCATCACCCCTGGCTCATGTCCGTTCCTGAAGCAGGCCGCAATTACTGGACCAACGGCTGGCATGTGCGGGTGCCCTTTGGCAAGACCCGCTACGCCCTGGCCGATCTGTGCGCCCTGGAATTCTCGGGCCAGATGATCAAAGACCCCCATCAGGCTTTTGAGCGCCTGACGGCAGGGATGCGTCTGGGGGGAACTTTGCCCTTCCTGGGTCTGATTCAGGCCTGCGGTCTGGAGTTTGACTTCACCCCTCAGGCTGTAGAGCGCAGTTTGCAGGCTTTCCAGGAACTGGCTGCATTCTGGGGGCTTGCTGCAGAAAAGCGGACAGATCCGCAGGCTTCTCTGGCCTGA
- a CDS encoding M20 family metallopeptidase — protein sequence MRDVLQLLEAQQDSMVQDLRTLVEIESPSRNAEQIRKVGDVVEGWMLALGASSERFSSSNGDHRLFRLAGLSDQRVLILSHADTVWELGTLNRLPFRIEEDRAYGPGSYDMKGGIVQAIWALKALQSRGSFPCQIDFLLTSDEEIGSRTSQPLIQELAQGAQAVLVIEPSNPGTHTLKTSRKGVGDFYVTVQGKAAHAGGQPEKGVNAILELAHQVLDVTALAYPPKGTTINVGTVRGGTASNVVPAEAWMHVDLRVTTLDEAQRVEEGMRNLRPFDERARVTVTGGLNRPPFERTEGTSHLFDLARQVAETLGFALREAASGGGSDGNFTASIAPTLDGLGACGDGAHAEHEHVIVSEMPRRAALLAGLLLALHPTEEENVVEEAAPEPEAAEAQVPDPLADAEPADSDHVKSVE from the coding sequence ATGCGAGATGTACTCCAGCTCTTAGAAGCCCAGCAAGACAGCATGGTGCAGGATTTGCGCACCCTGGTCGAGATCGAATCGCCCAGCAGAAACGCCGAACAGATCCGCAAGGTTGGAGATGTGGTGGAGGGATGGATGCTGGCTCTGGGGGCCAGCAGTGAACGCTTTTCTTCCAGCAACGGAGACCACCGCCTGTTCCGGCTGGCCGGGCTCTCAGACCAGCGGGTGCTGATCCTCTCCCATGCCGACACCGTGTGGGAACTGGGGACCCTCAACCGCCTGCCTTTCCGCATTGAGGAAGACCGGGCGTATGGTCCAGGCAGCTACGACATGAAGGGGGGCATTGTGCAGGCCATCTGGGCTTTGAAGGCCCTGCAGTCCAGAGGTTCTTTCCCCTGCCAGATTGATTTCCTGCTCACCAGCGATGAGGAGATCGGTTCCAGAACCTCCCAGCCCCTGATTCAGGAACTGGCGCAGGGAGCGCAGGCCGTTCTGGTGATCGAACCTTCCAATCCTGGCACCCATACTTTAAAGACCAGCCGCAAAGGGGTGGGGGATTTTTACGTCACGGTGCAGGGCAAAGCTGCCCATGCCGGAGGCCAGCCCGAGAAGGGGGTCAATGCCATTCTTGAACTGGCCCATCAGGTGCTGGATGTGACGGCCCTGGCTTACCCTCCGAAAGGCACCACCATCAATGTGGGCACAGTGCGTGGTGGGACGGCCAGCAACGTGGTCCCGGCAGAAGCCTGGATGCATGTGGATTTGCGGGTCACCACCCTGGACGAAGCCCAGCGGGTGGAGGAGGGCATGCGCAACCTGCGTCCCTTTGATGAGCGGGCCAGGGTCACCGTCACCGGGGGCCTCAACCGCCCTCCGTTTGAACGCACGGAAGGCACCAGTCACCTGTTTGATCTGGCCCGGCAGGTGGCAGAAACCCTGGGTTTTGCACTGAGAGAAGCGGCCAGTGGAGGGGGCAGCGATGGCAATTTCACAGCCAGCATTGCACCCACATTGGATGGACTGGGGGCCTGCGGAGATGGAGCCCATGCCGAACACGAGCATGTGATTGTTTCAGAAATGCCCAGACGGGCGGCCCTGCTGGCAGGGTTGTTGCTGGCCCTGCATCCCACAGAAGAAGAAAATGTTGTTGAGGAGGCTGCACCCGAGCCTGAAGCGGCTGAAGCACAGGTTCCAGACCCTCTTGCCGATGCTGAACCTGCTGATTCTGATCATGTGAAATCGGTAGAATAA
- the wbaP gene encoding undecaprenyl-phosphate galactose phosphotransferase WbaP, protein MAQRSYAGENVNPWMRRLYKVEALPQTLLLIGADLLAALLSLLLTRLILTPVQYSTLETSYVGAWVLIWVFIRLIQGYYPAYGRAPQHELQLHFNTSVQMFAIQLASLFAVHNVIITRLGVGVLWLGLLFLALPVRYFVRHLLIQAGRFGRPVVVIGAGKTGQATILQLQQFPSYGLRPIAIYDDNPELLNQTIHGVPVVGTLYDAVKAPRTNHAVISIPGARAQRFSQIINNIHEAYPITWVVPDFFGVPNQALKPHSLGTYAALEVQNNLRSWRSHFIKRLLDIVLVLFGSIVALPVMLILALWIRQDSPGPIIYRARRIGVDGRMFNCLKFRSMYLDADERLKHILQDNPGLREEFEATHKLKDDPRVTRVGAFLRKTSLDELPQFWNVLVGEMSLVGPRPIVTAEIEKYGEVFETYKQVRPGITGYWQVHGRSDTTYEERVNMDLYYVSNWSPWLDLVVLIKTVMVVLRGKGAY, encoded by the coding sequence ATGGCACAACGAAGTTATGCTGGTGAAAATGTGAATCCCTGGATGCGCAGGCTGTACAAAGTCGAGGCCCTGCCCCAAACCCTGCTGTTGATCGGGGCAGACCTGCTGGCTGCACTGCTTTCCCTGCTGCTGACCCGCCTGATCCTCACCCCGGTGCAGTACAGCACCCTGGAAACCAGTTATGTGGGGGCCTGGGTCCTGATCTGGGTGTTCATCCGTCTGATTCAGGGGTACTACCCGGCTTATGGTCGTGCTCCCCAGCATGAATTGCAGTTGCACTTCAACACCTCGGTGCAGATGTTTGCCATTCAACTGGCTTCGTTGTTTGCCGTGCACAACGTGATCATCACCCGGCTGGGTGTGGGTGTGCTGTGGCTGGGCTTGCTGTTTCTGGCCCTGCCTGTGCGTTATTTTGTGCGTCACCTGCTGATCCAGGCCGGGCGTTTTGGCCGTCCGGTGGTGGTGATCGGGGCAGGCAAGACCGGTCAGGCCACCATTTTGCAACTGCAGCAGTTCCCCAGTTATGGCCTCAGACCCATCGCCATTTACGACGACAACCCCGAACTGCTCAACCAGACCATTCACGGGGTTCCGGTGGTGGGCACCCTCTATGACGCCGTGAAAGCCCCCCGCACCAACCACGCGGTGATCAGCATTCCCGGTGCACGGGCGCAGCGTTTCAGCCAGATCATCAACAACATCCACGAGGCCTACCCGATCACCTGGGTGGTGCCTGATTTTTTTGGGGTGCCCAACCAGGCCCTCAAGCCGCACAGCCTGGGCACTTACGCTGCCCTGGAGGTGCAGAACAACCTGCGAAGCTGGCGTTCCCACTTCATCAAGCGCCTGCTGGACATCGTGCTGGTGCTGTTTGGCAGCATTGTGGCTTTGCCGGTCATGCTGATTCTGGCTTTGTGGATCCGCCAGGACAGCCCCGGTCCCATCATTTACCGGGCGCGCCGCATCGGGGTGGATGGCCGCATGTTCAACTGCCTGAAGTTCCGCAGCATGTACCTGGATGCAGACGAACGCCTCAAGCACATCCTGCAGGACAACCCTGGGTTGCGCGAGGAATTCGAGGCCACCCATAAACTCAAAGACGATCCGCGGGTCACCCGGGTGGGGGCTTTCCTGCGCAAAACCAGCCTGGATGAACTCCCGCAGTTCTGGAATGTGCTGGTGGGGGAGATGTCCCTGGTGGGCCCCCGCCCGATTGTCACCGCAGAAATCGAGAAGTACGGCGAGGTGTTTGAAACCTACAAACAGGTGCGTCCTGGCATCACCGGATACTGGCAGGTGCACGGACGCAGTGACACCACCTATGAAGAGCGGGTCAACATGGATTTGTATTATGTGTCCAACTGGAGCCCCTGGCTGGACCTGGTGGTCTTGATCAAAACCGTGATGGTGGTGCTGCGGGGCAAAGGGGCTTACTGA
- a CDS encoding oligosaccharide flippase family protein: MLALFGTRVVSLIVPLITIPFLARALHPEEFGKAIAAQSFGILLSVLVEYGFNISATREIAVSRENKPRMTETLQHVYGAKTMLSVVGGLVFMLVGMNYKVFGGDICYPIFSVLYGIALGCYPIWFFQGIDRLPRFSMIELTSKIVAGFLIILLARTFGTGLLVIIIYALSSVVTLVISSLLIMREGFVFSLKPDLRHTLSALKLGWQMFIFRASVSLYSTVTPLILGTIVNPSAVALYGNADKVNRLSLEGFSALTAIVFPRVSRLLQEDAPAARNAVRKILDVGILLGLLIAVVIWFFAPEIIHLILGEKYHSAVPVLRILALSIPFLVMSNILGLQWMIANGHDRQFNSIIISASVLNMILIYPVAFYWSLKGAAFLSVTTEIFIVICMVSYVSQKSISLWRRAQ; the protein is encoded by the coding sequence GTGCTGGCTTTGTTTGGGACCAGGGTGGTTTCCCTCATTGTGCCGCTGATCACCATCCCTTTTCTGGCCCGTGCACTGCATCCTGAAGAATTTGGCAAAGCCATTGCTGCCCAGTCTTTTGGTATCCTGCTCAGTGTGCTGGTGGAATATGGCTTCAACATTTCTGCCACACGGGAAATTGCAGTGTCCCGTGAAAACAAGCCCAGGATGACAGAAACTTTGCAGCATGTTTATGGAGCAAAAACCATGCTTTCTGTGGTTGGAGGGCTTGTTTTCATGCTGGTTGGGATGAATTACAAAGTGTTTGGCGGTGACATTTGCTATCCGATTTTTTCGGTTTTGTATGGCATTGCACTGGGATGTTACCCCATCTGGTTTTTTCAGGGCATCGACAGGTTGCCCAGATTTTCCATGATCGAATTGACCAGCAAGATCGTGGCGGGATTTTTGATCATCCTGCTGGCCAGAACATTCGGTACTGGATTGCTGGTGATCATCATTTATGCCCTCTCGAGTGTTGTGACTCTGGTCATATCGTCATTGCTGATCATGAGAGAAGGTTTTGTGTTCTCTCTGAAACCAGATCTTCGCCATACACTTTCAGCCCTTAAATTGGGGTGGCAGATGTTCATTTTCAGGGCCAGTGTTTCTTTGTATTCAACGGTGACCCCATTGATTCTGGGCACAATTGTGAATCCATCGGCAGTTGCTCTGTATGGCAATGCGGATAAAGTCAATAGGCTGTCGCTGGAAGGATTTTCGGCTTTGACGGCCATTGTGTTTCCCAGAGTGTCTCGGTTGCTGCAAGAAGATGCGCCTGCGGCCAGGAATGCCGTAAGAAAAATCCTGGATGTCGGAATTTTGCTGGGCCTGCTGATTGCTGTGGTCATCTGGTTTTTTGCCCCCGAAATCATCCACCTGATTCTGGGTGAGAAATACCATTCGGCAGTGCCTGTATTGCGAATTCTTGCCCTCAGCATCCCATTTCTGGTGATGAGCAACATCCTGGGATTGCAGTGGATGATTGCAAATGGTCATGACAGGCAGTTCAATTCCATCATCATTTCGGCATCTGTTCTGAACATGATTTTGATTTATCCAGTTGCGTTTTACTGGTCTTTAAAAGGCGCGGCATTTCTGTCTGTGACCACTGAAATTTTTATTGTGATTTGCATGGTGTCTTATGTGTCCCAAAAATCAATATCCCTGTGGAGGAGAGCACAATGA